From Glycine max cultivar Williams 82 chromosome 11, Glycine_max_v4.0, whole genome shotgun sequence, the proteins below share one genomic window:
- the LOC100778834 gene encoding protein ELC-like translates to MVQPAPAMTQFLNSVLSQRGPSAVPYSEDTKWLIRQHLVALTTAFPSLEPKTASFTHNDGRSVNLLQADGTIPMTFQGVTYNIPVVIWLMESYPRHPPCVYVNPTRDMIIKRPHPHVNPSGLVSVPYLQNWTYPSSNLVDLILNLSLHFGRDPPLYSQRRPNPNTNPNPNPNPNPNPNPTPHPHPPPNYGNSSPSNLSSSSSGYPHAHAHPPPRTYPPSPYPAPSSRVQSTEDPSEVFKRNAINKLVEMVHGDVAALRKTREDEMEGLFSLQGVLKQREESLNRGVKEMQQEMEALEQQLQMVLMNTDVLEGWLRDNQGKKMAGLENPEDAFECADVLSKQMLDCTAADLAIEDTLYALDKALQVGGVPFDQYLRSVRALSREQFFHRATAAKVRAAQLQAQVANMAARSQHYGC, encoded by the coding sequence ATGGTCCAACCGGCGCCGGCGATGACTCAGTTCCTCAACTCCGTCCTCTCCCAGCGCGGCCCCTCCGCCGTCCCCTACTCCGAGGACACCAAGTGGCTGATCCGCCAGCACCTCGTGGCCCTCACCACCGCCTTCCCTTCCCTCGAGCCCAAAACGGCGTCGTTCACTCACAACGACGGCCGTTCCGTCAACCTCCTCCAGGCCGACGGCACCATCCCCATGACGTTCCAAGGCGTCACCTACAACATCCCCGTCGTCATCTGGCTCATGGAGTCCTACCCTCGCCACCCGCCCTGCGTCTACGTCAATCCCACGCGCGACATGATCATCAAGCGCCCTCATCCTCACGTTAACCCTTCTGGCTTGGTTTCCGTCCCTTACTTGCAGAATTGGACTTACCCTAGCTCCAACCTCGTCGATCTTATTCTCAATCTCAGCCTCCACTTCGGCCGCGACCCTCCTCTTTATTCCCAACGCAGACCTAACCCTAACACCAACCCCAACCCCAACCCCAACCCCAACCCCAACCCTAATCCCACTCCTCATCCCCATCCTCCTCCCAATTACGGAAACTCTTCTCCCTCTAATTTATCGTCATCTTCATCTGGATATCCCCACGCCCATGCCCACCCTCCTCCAAGGACTTACCCTCCTTCCCCTTACCCTGCTCCTTCTTCTAGGGTTCAGTCCACTGAGGATCCTTCTGAGGTTTTCAAGCGCAACGCTATTAACAAGCTTGTGGAGATGGTTCATGGCGACGTTGCCGCTTTGAGGAAGACCAGAGAAGATGAAATGGAGGGGCTGTTTAGTTTGCAGGGCGTGCTGAAACAGCGCGAGGAGAGTCTCAATAGGGGTGTGAAGGAGATGCAGCAGGAGATGGAGGCTTTGGAGCAGCAGTTACAGATGGTGTTGATGAATACTGATGTTTTGGAGGGGTGGTTGAGGGATAATCAGGGGAAGAAGATGGCCGGTTTGGAGAATCCCGAGGATGCTTTTGAGTGTGCGGATGTGCTCTCCAAGCAGATGCTTGACTGTACTGCTGCTGATTTGGCGATTGAGGACACGCTTTACGCGTTGGATAAGGCACTTCAGGTTGGAGGTGTGCCATTTGATCAGTACTTGAGGAGCGTGAGGGCCCTGTCCAGGGAGCAGTTCTTTCACCGCGCCACTGCCGCCAAAGTTAGGGCTGCTCAGCTGCAGGCTCAGGTTGCCAATATGGCTGCTCGGAGTCAGCATTATGGTTGCTGA
- the LOC100778294 gene encoding uncharacterized protein LOC100778294 → MTRPFGVKGGRKRKHAEPKYDAHDEEEEEETQPKKTVVEVEHNQEEEEETPAPAPEDDGLSGIPIAPSANNTNKPNVIFILEKASLEVAKVGKTYQLLNSDDHANFLRKNNKNPGDYRPDITHQSLLSILDSPLNKAGRLRSVYIRTEKGVLIEVKPFVRIPRTFKRFAGVMLELLQKLSISAVGKREKLLRTIKNPVTQYLPINSRKIGLSYSSEKLVDMDDYVSTVTSNMDLVFVVGAMAHGKIETDYTEDYVAISGYPLSAAYCITRITGALERKWKIL, encoded by the exons ATGACGCGGCCTTTCGGTGTGAAGGGGGGGAGGAAGCGAAAGCACGCGGAACCCAAATACGACGCCCatgacgaagaagaagaagaagaaacgcaACCAAAGAAAACTGTGGTGGAGGTGGAGCAcaaccaagaagaagaagaagaaactccAGCACCAGCACCAGAGGATGATGGATTGAGCGGTATCCCAATTGCGCCCAGTGCGAACAACACTAACAAACCCAACGTCATCTTCATTCTTGAAAAAGCTTCTTTGGAAGTCGCCAAAGTCGGCAAG ACATATCAGCTCTTAAACTCCGACGACCATGCCAATTTCCTCCGCAAAAATAACAAGAATCCCGGAGATTACAGGCCTGACATTACTCATCAG TCCCTTCTATCAATTTTGGATAGCCCACTAAATAAAGCTGGGAGATTGCGATCAGTATACATAAGGACTGAAAAAGGTGTTCTTATAGAGGTTAAGCCCTTTGTTCGTATTCCAAGAACATTCAAACGCTTTGCTGGTGTCATGT TGGAACTGCTTCAAAAATTGAGCATATCTGCTGTTGGCAAGCGCGAGAAACTTCTCCGAACCATCAAAAACCCTGTCACACAGTATTTGCCTATCAACTCACGAAAAATAG GTCTATCATATAGTTCAGAAAAGCTTGTAGATATGGATGACTACGTATCAACTGTTACCAGCAATATGGACCTTGTCTTTGTG GTTGGAGCAATGGCCCATGGGAAGATTGAGACAGATTATACAGAAGATTATGTAGCAA TTTCGGGGTACCCTCTAAGTGCTGCTTATTGTATTACAAGGATTACTGGCGCCCTTGAGAGAAAGTGGAAGATTTTGTGA